The genomic region CGAGCGCCTTCGGCGTTCGCGTTGAACGGAATTCCCTCCCAAAAGCCAGGTAGTGCCAAACCAGATCGATCTCTTTAGCGTCAGGCCATATCCCTTCCACCGCGAGCTGATAGAGGGCCAGTTGCCGATCAGCATCCAGATTTCCCTGGCTCGGCAGACGGCCGGACGTCTTATAGTCATGGATCTCATAGCGCCCCGACCCGACACTGACAAGACGATCGATGTACCCTTGAATCTTGTAGCATCCATGAGGGTCAAGGGAGGTAGCCACCTGATATTCCAGCCCCAGTACCTGTCCGTGGTTGAACGGCTGATGCGCCTGATAGTAGTTGACCAGACAACGCTCGCCAAACTCCTTGTAATGATCCAGTGAGCGGTCCTGCTTAACAATCTTCACCTGGTTATGCCAGTGCTGCCCCCACTGCCGGTGATAGTCGTTCAGCAGATCAGCCAGACTCAGATCTTCACCAGACTGCAGGTCTCGATAGAGCTTATGAAGCGTCTCATGGACCCGTGATCCAAGGAATGCCTCGATCGACTCCTCCTCACGAGGAATCCGGTCGATGTAGCGAAATCTATACTGAAGGGGGCAGGACTCGTACGTGGAGAGCCGGGAAGCTGAGTAGATTGGTCCTGAGCTTTGTCGAAGGATCGACGCTCCGTCAGACTTAGGCATTGCCCGTCGCGCGGAGGAACGCGGCAAGGGAGTGACACTGAACATAGCGGTTCTTTTTTCGCTCCTCGCCGATGCTGCTGGAGGTACGACCAGCAGCATAGTTGTGGCCGGGCAGGACCACGGTCGTGTCGTCCAGCCTCATCACTCTATTAGTCAGCGAATCATACATCTGCTCAGGACTGCTGCCCGGGAGATCGACTCGGCCGCACGAGCCGATGAACAGCGTATCCCCCGTCACCAGGCGATCCTGTACCAGAAAACATTGTGAGCCCGGCGTATGGCCAGGGGTATGGATGATCGCCACGGTGACGTCGCCCAGGTTTAGGGTGTCCCCATGGTCGACTCGCTTGATGTTCGATCCGGCAAGGGGGGTCAGGTGGCCGGCCTCAGCTTTATGAACGACCACCTTGGCATCTACCCGATCAAGCAACTCCGCGACCCCCTGGATCTGCAAACCGAACAGCTTGCCGCCCACATGATCGGGGTGGGAGTGGGTAACCAGGATGTGGGTGAGTCTCATCCCATCGACCTGGGCGAGTTCCACGATCCTATCGATCTCCCAGGCCGGATCGATCACGGCGGCCTCCTTCGTCCTGGTCGAGCCGATCAGATAGACGTAGTTGGCCATCTCGCCCAGTTCTATTTGCTTCAGATAGAGAGTGTGGCTCATTTCATCCTTCATGGCTTCTTACTGGATCGATCGACCCCCATCCACCACCACGACCTGACCGGTGATGAAATCCGAGCCCTCCACAAGGAAGAGGATGGTCTGGGCGATATCGGACGGGTCGCCGATCCGTTTGAGCGGCGTCCCTCTGATGATCGACTCGCGCTCCTTCTCGCCGTACTCCTCTGCCGGCAGTACCGTACCAGGTACGACAGCGTTCACCTGGACCTCCGGCGCCAGCGCCTTTGCCAGCCCCTGGGTGACGGTCATCAACATCCCCTTAGAGACCGAATAGGGGAGGAAGTCGGCCCACGGTTTGATCCCCGCGACATCGGCGACATTGATAATCTTCCCCGCTCCCTGCCGCCGCATCAGCAGGCCTAGTCGTCTGGCCAGCAGGAACGGCCCTGTAAGGTTGACGCGCAGGAACTGCTCCCAATCCTGTACGGTAAGCTGTTCGAGCGGCGTCCTTCGGAAGATGGCGGCGCTGTTCACCAGAACGTCGATCTTCCCACACGCCTCGACGGCGCGGTCGGCCAGCGTCTCAACCTCCGCTGGCTCAGCCAGATCGGCCTGAATGGCAAAAGCGCGCCGGCCAAGACGCTCCACCGCCTCCACCGCCTTATGGGCTTCGGAGACGCTGCTTCTGTAGTGGATCACCAGATCTGCGCCCCGGCCGGCCATCGCCAGGGCAATCGCTCGGCCCACACGCCTGGCCGCCCCTGTCACCAGCACCGCCCGCCCGTGAAGCTCCATCTCCCCCGCTCAGTTGATGACAGCCTCGCCCCGCGACGCCTTCACCCGTAACTCGATACGCATGGTCAGGGTAACATATCCGATTCGAGATTATGATACTGTTTGGACCGGCGACTGCCAAGCATTATCTCCCGCTTCGCTGAAATGCTGTGAGGGATCGCGGGGCTCGGCTCATAGCTTGCCGGCCCCAATCTGCCCGTCGGCACTGAAACACAAAGGGCCCCCCGGATCATACCGGGGAGCCCTGTCGTCTTGAGCGGCCGCTCGCTGTCGTACCCTACCCTACCTTTGGCACGGCTATCCCGCACTTCTCGCAGACTTTCATCATACGACCGCGCGGATTAAAAACCATGCTCCAGATCAGATCGCCGCCGCACTGACACTGCCCGGCGGTTTTCTTCACCTGATTCTTAGTGCGACTGGCAAGCTTTGCTCCTTGTGGCTTCTCCGCCATGTCGACTTCTCCCTCCTTTCACAACAATATGCAATCAATAGTACTTGCCCTGCGCCGGACCCACCTGTCTGCATGCCACGCACAGGCAGGCACGAGTACACCGTAAGCGTACCACACTGCGATACACCCTGCAGGCGCACGCCTATACGTAGCGTACTATAAGAATATCAAACCGAATATATCAGCGGTACCGAAGGAAGAGCCTGAGGGACTAGCTGCTTCGGTGGGCCGTAGTGCTCGGAGAAAGTATTGTATTCATGGTTAATAGTTTGTCAAATACAATCTCCTGTGGTTAAGAGTGGCCGAGGCGATCATGCAGCGGATAGGTCTGGACTTACTGACATCCATCACTCAGACGCGTAAACCCGACGCGCAGACCTGACCTAACTTATACCATCAGGCCATCGGCCAACCGCTTATGATCATGCTAGGCCGGATCAGCCTTCCTGTGCGTCGCTACCATCCATCATTCCATCATTGGCTGTTTCTCCGGTAGCGAAGGGCAAGGTGCGTCGCTTAGTGGGCATTCTCCGGGGAGATAGGCGACAACTCGTCGTCCTCAAGCACCGGCTGCCCTTTCGACACCCGGTGAATGGGCCGGCCGAGGCGTCTGTCCTGATGTCGGCGCTTTTCCTTTATCCCCACGCCTCCCACGGCGCCTAGCGGGATTTGCCGGAGGTTCGACGCCGGCGCCAACCTCTACCAGCTCAATGGCTGCGAGCGGGGCGCCATCGCCCATTCTGTACTCCAGCTTTGTCATCCGTGTATAGCCCCCGTTTCGATCCTTATATCGGCCGCCGATTGAGTCGAACAACTTTTTTAAGACGTTCCCGTCCTCGATAACCTCGGCTGCCTGTCGGCGCGCATGCAAATCCCCGCGCTTGGCTAGTGTGATGACCTTATCTGTCAGCTTGCGCAGCTCCTTCGCTTTCGCCTCAGTGGTAACGATCTTCTCGTAATGGAAGAGTGATGTCAACAGATTACGGAGGAGCATCTCTCGATGAGCCGTTGTTCGGCCGAGCTTCCTCCCAGCTTTTCTGTGTCGCATAGCAGGCACTCCTGCCTGGCCGCACGAAATCAGGCCAAGCTCAGACCCCTGTTCAGGCCTTCGGGGTCTTGTCACCTCGTTTCCCGAAGAGCTCGCCAACAGGGAGGTCTTCCAGTTTCATTCCCAGGGTCAACCCCATGCCGACGAGGATCTCCTTGATCTCATTCAGAGACTTCCGACCGAAATTCTTCGTCTTCAACATCTCGGCCTCGCTCTTGACGACCAACTCATGGA from Candidatus Methylomirabilota bacterium harbors:
- the rplQ gene encoding 50S ribosomal protein L17; this encodes MRHRKAGRKLGRTTAHREMLLRNLLTSLFHYEKIVTTEAKAKELRKLTDKVITLAKRGDLHARRQAAEVIEDGNVLKKLFDSIGGRYKDRNGGYTRMTKLEYRMGDGAPLAAIELVEVGAGVEPPANPARRRGRRGDKGKAPTSGQTPRPAHSPGVERAAGA
- a CDS encoding SDR family oxidoreductase gives rise to the protein MELHGRAVLVTGAARRVGRAIALAMAGRGADLVIHYRSSVSEAHKAVEAVERLGRRAFAIQADLAEPAEVETLADRAVEACGKIDVLVNSAAIFRRTPLEQLTVQDWEQFLRVNLTGPFLLARRLGLLMRRQGAGKIINVADVAGIKPWADFLPYSVSKGMLMTVTQGLAKALAPEVQVNAVVPGTVLPAEEYGEKERESIIRGTPLKRIGDPSDIAQTILFLVEGSDFITGQVVVVDGGRSIQ
- a CDS encoding PD-(D/E)XK nuclease family protein, translated to MPKSDGASILRQSSGPIYSASRLSTYESCPLQYRFRYIDRIPREEESIEAFLGSRVHETLHKLYRDLQSGEDLSLADLLNDYHRQWGQHWHNQVKIVKQDRSLDHYKEFGERCLVNYYQAHQPFNHGQVLGLEYQVATSLDPHGCYKIQGYIDRLVSVGSGRYEIHDYKTSGRLPSQGNLDADRQLALYQLAVEGIWPDAKEIDLVWHYLAFGREFRSTRTPKALERLKSSTIAAIDRIEADAEFKPIKSSLCHWCTYQNICSLWNDHPDSTFARSDKVFGNGRSMEVQTSAERRGLEMQSIARDALREAIAVAAEHEGAEIRFAEYGQLWISVGQLRPKTTPDGMVDGWIRLSAESLPLLFRQVELARLSSPFVEKLQRYLTL
- a CDS encoding MBL fold metallo-hydrolase, yielding MSHTLYLKQIELGEMANYVYLIGSTRTKEAAVIDPAWEIDRIVELAQVDGMRLTHILVTHSHPDHVGGKLFGLQIQGVAELLDRVDAKVVVHKAEAGHLTPLAGSNIKRVDHGDTLNLGDVTVAIIHTPGHTPGSQCFLVQDRLVTGDTLFIGSCGRVDLPGSSPEQMYDSLTNRVMRLDDTTVVLPGHNYAAGRTSSSIGEERKKNRYVQCHSLAAFLRATGNA